The window GGGCGGAGGGGACGCTGCATCAGGTTCACTGAGGTAGGGGGGAGAGCCTGCAGACCGTAGCCTCATGGGCCCCTGGGAGCCAAACAGCTTTCAGGCCTGTGGTCATAGCCCCATTGCGTTTCCCATGTACCACTGCTGGAGGTGGTGGGCAAGGAGTGGCCACTTCTAGGCTAGAGATCCTTGGAGTCACAGGGATCTTCCAAAgatgacttaaaaatttttttttatttaccgTGAGACTGGGACTAGAAACCTCGGCTTTAGGCCGGCGTTTCTGTCTGGGCTCTATAGACATTTGGGGCTGGGGAGTTCTTTATTGTGGATGGCCTCTGCCTACTAGATGTCAGTTGCATCTCTCCCCAGTCATGACGACCAAACACCTCCAGACAGTGCCAAATGTGTCCCGAGAGGCAAACTGACCTTAATTGGGAACCACTGCCCTAGACCAATGGTTATCTGAAGGTCTGCATCACAGTTAAGAATGTAGTCTAGTGCTAtattgcctgggttcaaattctagctAACAAAGGGCAGATTTGGGAGAAATTACATAATCTCTCTGTGGCTCTATTTCgtcatctgtaaagtgagtaACAAACATACTTGCATTTTAGTTGTTGCGAGAATCAAATGGTTAACACTTGTAAAGTGCCTAGCAATTCCCACCCCTAACTGTTCAAGTATACAGGTTTAAAATGGAGAAGTGATTAATCAGAATATCTGAGCATAGACCCCAGGAACTGTGTTTTAATAAGCTCCTGACTTCAGAGATATGAAGAGCTGACCTCTCATTGTGGGTGGAATCTCATCCATGGGCTTGGGCACAGGGCATGGACTCTCAGTTCCTGGCCTGGTCTCTGGGCTTCTTTGTCAACAGCCTCTTTGCATGCACCTGACAGGCTGGGACTTGGGTGAAGGTCTGGCCAAGTCTGGCGGGCGCAACATGCCCTCTAGAGGACAGACTAGGCCCAGTCTCAGGGCCCACAGCTCGTCCCTCCCACCCTGCACTGACTGCAGACAGAGGCCCAGCTGATGTGTCTATTAGAACGAGTTTATTTAAGTACACTGGGCCCCACCAGGCAACATGGTTTGTGCGAGGCTGTGCAGGGGACAGGCTTGGGCTAAGAGGAGGGAGGTGAGCTGGTTAAGCACACTGCAGTCCGCGGGTCGCCACATCGCTTTCACACACACCTGCTGCTGCGGCCCACACCTGGCAGGGCCTTTGGTCGTTGGACGGCATGGGGTCGAGAATACTGCCTGGAATCTGGGATCGGGCAAGTGTTGGTGTCATGGGTGAGGGTGCCGGTGAATATCTGCTAGCCCCAGCTTTGCACTTCTGGGCTGAAGAGCCTTTGGACCCCTGCCAGGCCAGCCCAGTCCAGGGTAGGCTCCTGGCCCCACTGGACCAGAGGAAGTGAGCCTGAGCCCATCAGTTCCAGGCAGCCTGGTCTGGCCCCTCCTTCCCTGACCAAACAAGTCCAAAGACAAGAATAGCACAAGTCAGCCAGAGGGGGCTGTCTGGCCTCTACAAGCTAGTCCCCTGGGGTCAGCTAGCATGGGAAAAGGCAGCTTGGTTAACTGTGGCTCTTTCTCCAGTCCTAAGGAGGCGGCATCCCCAACACCCCTCCTTTGCCGGGAGCCTTTGCCAAACGGTGATTCTACCTCCTATTTCAGAAAAATCCAACCAGCAACCAGCCTGTTGATTCCAGGGCAGTGAGCAagtggaagagggagaaagaaagaggccaGAGTGACTTTGAATGTAGCCTCTGATCCCAAATGGTCCTGAGGCCTATGGATACTGTCAGTTCATGTTGGCAGGGAGTGGCAGGGCCCTGAACGCTATGCTAAGCTTAGGCGCTGTAAACATTAGTGTGAACAGGGTGACTGGTGGATGGGGCAGTGAGCTCCCTCTCTCCAGTCCCCTAACTGAACAAacacttcaataaataaaactgaagatgGCACTGCCCATGGATGGATGGAAAGCAAGTTAACAGGACCTGAGGCCAACAGGCTCCTGAAACTCTCCAGAGATCCCTGGATGGCGCTGGGGGTTGGAGCGGTAAGCCCGCCACTGATCAGAAGTAGCACTCCATGCCCTCCTCAAATGCCCAGTGTGGTCCTGGTCCCCAGGTGAAGTTGAGGGCATCCTGCCCGCTCCTGACAGGGAAGTCTCAATAACAGCTCCTGGAGTGTTTCTCCAGCTTTCTAAACCCAAACTGCAACAAGACCAGACAAGAACTCAACCCTGGACTCAAGCCTCAGTCCACGATCAAGAGGCATCGAGAGCAGAATGATGAACAAGGGGAGGCCACAGGGCCTCCTTCGGGGGTGGGGCCAGCCCAGCCTAGGATGGGCAGCAGCAAGTGTCCCCGGGGTTGGTTTacctccctctctgtctccctgtggTAGTAAACATAGTCCCACACAGCCAGACAAAGGCCCGGCTGACAGAGCAGGGCCCTCTGCCAGCACTCTTCCCTGTCAGGGGCCAGTTAGTGGTCAACCCCAGGTCTCAGGCCGTCGCCATTATGGGTAGTTCATCGTCCTTTCCGGACCCTGAAATCCTGGGATCCCTGGGCCACACGGCACTCGCATATGTGCACACAttcatacccacacacacacattcatacacacaggCAGTTCCTCGCAAACACTCCGACTCAAGAAAGCGAGTTTTAAAGTGGAGTTAACTTCAGAGAGAGGTGAAGACGATGTCCCAATATTAGAAGGTTTTCCTGTGGATGGACCGGGCACCATCTTCCTCATATTCCTTCTTAGAGACCCACATCTTCTTAAAGGTGTCCAGGGAGGCGAGGATGGAGCCCCTGGCATGGAGGGAATCCAAAGGAATCATGTCAGAGACGGGGAGTGGGTATCTGTGGAGCCAGCCAGTCCCCCTGGGGTCAAACCAGACCAGGCTTTTCTTCAAAGCCCTGGGGTGGTGAGGCGTAATCAATGCCTCTGCAATAAGAGTGCTCCACTCTTATTCCCAGAAGAGCTACTCACCCAATCCATGTGGAATACAGTCTCTCCTGCGGTGCAGATATCTGCCGGGGTGGATGGAAAGAGGAATCTGAGATGGccgtcctcccctctcccttccccgtCCAATACTCGTCTCTCCACCAGTGAGAGTCAGTGGATACGTTTCACACAACAACCTTTAAATTCTGTCCCTGTGGCCTCTCTGGGGGATACCATGGTCAGCCTGACACTCATCTGGAGAAACAGGCTTCTGGCAACCCGAAGTACCTATGGCTCCCAGGGAAGCAGGGGCCATCTGAAGGCAAGATCCAGCTCTGCTGGGAGCTGGTGGGGAGCAGACTGCACAGCAGGCACCACAGTCCTCCACTTAGGACCCCTCCTTCCTCAGGCAGGCCAGCTCCTCTCAGCAGTCACTGAGGTGCTGGACTGTGTCACGGGGGCAGCTGAAGTCAAGCTCCCTGACAGACTGCATGTCTAGCATCCTGCCACATCGGGGATCAGAACTGCCCCGTTTGGTGAAGCCCCATCATGAGGATGGGTCCCACCGCTCTAGCAGGCCTCAGGGGCACAGTAGAAGCTGGGAGCCACCTGATGGTGCCTGGAAATCTTGGGCAGAGCAGGAGGGGAGGCCGCGCCACGTGGTGCTCCAGACCCTTGGTGGCCCAGTTCGCCCACCCCCTGGCATACTCCTACCCTGATCTTCACGTCTTTCGGAGCCAATTTCTTCACTTCACTCAGTAGCCTGTCACCAAAACCTGAATAGGCAGGAAGGGAGAATCTCACATCAGTCCCCTGGGCCCAGCAGGACGTGGCAGCTTCCTGGGGTAGGGCCCTGAGAGTAAAGCCCAACCTTTGAAGAGGGTGGAGCCACCCGAGAGGACGATGTTGGAGAACAGCGTGCGCCGCAGGTCCATGTCAGACTTCTGGATGGCAAACACCAGCACCTCGTGGATGCCCTCGCTCTCCTCGCCGATCAGGTCCGGCCTGAACAGCAGCTCAGGTGCTCGGAATCGGGAAGGACCAATCTGCGGGGTTGGGGGGCAAGTGTCTTAGGCTCAGGTCCCTCTGCCCAGGGCTTAGTAACCAGGTGGCTCTGAAGGCCATGCTCAGGGAAGACTTTGTATGTCAAGAGCCTCAACAAACAAAGATAGAGCTCCTGGGAAACTAGAGAGAGAAAGCTCCTGTGTTTAATCCTAGCTCTGacattttccagccaagagaCTTGATAGATTCATTCATTTGTGGAAATTTCCTCCTATCGGTGGAGGTCCAGGAGGCTGGAATTCACTCTATACTGTCCTGAGTGGTTAAGGATAGCATTACATATTGGCCTTCTAATCCCACAGGAGAAGCCAAGTCCCTGGCACCTCACCCTGCAGGAGACGCTGCAGCTCAACACTACACTGCTCCAGGCAGAGGGTGTAAAAGGACCAGTGCGCCTGATTCCAGCCTCCCCATGGGGAGTTCTCTTTGGGCTCAGTGCTTTTGGGACCTGAGGGGAGAGGCCCCGCCGCCTACCTCAATGGTGCTGCCGTCGGGCAGGTAGTATTGCGCCTTCTCCGTCTCTAGTGTCTCATCCTTCTGGGGGTTTATGGACAGGTAGCAGGCTCTCTGGAGAACCAAGCACAAGTCAGGCTGGCTGGAAAGCTGGTGCCTACCTGGTCAAAGTCCCCATCCATTGCAGTGACTGTCCTAAAGGTCATGAGAGCTGCATATCCTAAGTGCTACCCAGTGAAGCTGACCCAAACCTCCCCGACCCTTCTTAGGATATGTGTCCCCACCTGCTCCACCTTCCTGGAGGCCAAGTGTGGCAACTCGGCGTTTTGGATTTGAGTCTGAGACCACACCCTAATCTTAGTTCAGACTCAGGTGTCTTTTTCCTACTACTTGTATGGTTCTGGGCCCTGCCTACCCAGCTCAGAGGTCTCCCAGGAGCCGTAGATGACAGGAGGGTtcactttacttaaaaaaaaaaaaaaaaagcagtctgaCTTCTTCAAGAGTGTAAAAGAACATGTGTAATTTATACATGATGTATAAAAAACATAATGAGCATGGGTGTGCTTATCACCCAGCTTAGGAAATACAGGCAGCTCCCTTTAGCCCACAAGATGGCAGCACTTTGGAAGGTCAATCCCTCAGGGTGAGGGGACTGGCTGGAGATCATAGGGCCGCCAGGAGGCCTGGTCGGGAAGGACAGAGACCCATCTCCAGGGCAGGGGTTTAGCCACTCTTCACTCCACGTCACGGAGGTCCTGGCTGCTGTTCCCAttccctctcccagccctgggcCCATGGAGGGCAGCACTCACTTCTTTTATGGCCTTGACAATCTCAAACTCGGAGGATGAGTGGAAATCATAGCCCTCCTTGCGCAGGTAGAGGCGAAGAAAGCGAGAGACGTCTCGGCCAGCGATGTCGATGCGCATGATGGAGTGGGGCATGGCAAAGCCCTCGTAAATGGGCACGGCATGGGTGACGCCATCCCCAGAATCCAGCACCACACCCGTGGTCCTGCCGGTGGCATAACTGAAGCAAAGGGGGCACACCATCACTAACCCCTGCCTCCTCACTCTGGGAAGACTCTCACTTCTTGCTAGAGTTCAAGGTCAACTGAACTAAAGCTGGGGCCTGCCTTCTCCAGAAGCCTCCGACTGGACTGAGTATGAAGGCAGCCTGAGCACTGAAGCAAGCAAGCCTGGAATGTTTAAAGGAAAGGAGCCAAGCCTCTCCAAGCACCCCTTCTGCCACTGCTACAGAAGAATAGGCCCTCCA is drawn from Bos indicus isolate NIAB-ARS_2022 breed Sahiwal x Tharparkar chromosome 26, NIAB-ARS_B.indTharparkar_mat_pri_1.0, whole genome shotgun sequence and contains these coding sequences:
- the ACTR1A gene encoding alpha-centractin, which encodes MESYDVIANQPVVIDNGSGVIKAGFAGDQIPKYCFPNYVGRPKHVRVMAGALEGDIFIGPKAEEHRGLLSIRYPMEHGIVKDWNDMERIWQYVYSKDQLQTFSEEHPVLLTEAPLNPRKNRERAAEVFFETFNVPALFISMQAVLSLYATGRTTGVVLDSGDGVTHAVPIYEGFAMPHSIMRIDIAGRDVSRFLRLYLRKEGYDFHSSSEFEIVKAIKERACYLSINPQKDETLETEKAQYYLPDGSTIEIGPSRFRAPELLFRPDLIGEESEGIHEVLVFAIQKSDMDLRRTLFSNIVLSGGSTLFKGFGDRLLSEVKKLAPKDVKIRISAPQERLYSTWIGGSILASLDTFKKMWVSKKEYEEDGARSIHRKTF